Proteins from a single region of Punica granatum isolate Tunisia-2019 chromosome 8, ASM765513v2, whole genome shotgun sequence:
- the LOC116189471 gene encoding protein ASPARTIC PROTEASE IN GUARD CELL 2: MLTAAAFQSSFLVVVLLLLEVVILLAAAAAAATATTTATNSYPDFQHLNVKDTLAGTKVVPPKISEYHDFFNNHQLDTDSIGSSTDDDDDDQTTTDQAEGGNHQLHSPRNYKLKLLHRDRIIISSPHPHQGFESGGGDHKHRLIERLKRDSNRASSLINRLSRDHNNKSAAAAQAQRAAASARYEEEEKAAAGDFGSDVMSGMDQGSGEYFVRIGVGSPARSQYMVIDSGSDIVWVQCQPCSQCYRQSDPVFDPSASASFTGVSCGSAVCERVENAGCHSGRCHYEVSYGDGSYTKGTLALETLTFGQAAVRNVAIGCGHMNRGMFVGAAGLLGLGGGSLSFVGQLGGQTGGAFSYCLVSRGTDSSGSLEFGRGAMPVGAAWVPLIRNLRAPSFYYVGLAGLGVGGIRVPIAEDIFRLNELGDGGVVMDTGTAVTRFPNSAYEAFRDAFISQTTNLPRASPVSIFDTCYNLFGFVTLRVPTVSFYFSGGPILTLPARNFLIPVDDVGTFCLAFAPSGSGLSIIGNIQQEGIQISFDGANGFVGFGPNVC; this comes from the coding sequence ATGTTAACTGCTGCAGCCTTTCAATCGTCGTTCCTAGTCGTCGTCTTGCTGCTGCTGGAAGTGGTAATTCTTctagctgctgctgctgctgctgctacaGCTACAACCACAGCCACCAATTCGTACCCAGACTTTCAGCACTTGAATGTGAAGGATACTCTAGCCGGGACCAAGGTCGTCCCCCCAAAGATATCGGAGTACCACGACTTCTTCAACAACCATCAATTAGACACTGATAGCATTGGCAGCAGCacagatgatgatgatgatgatcagACTACTACTGATCAAGCTGAAGGAGGCAATCACCAGCTTCACTCTCCCCGTAATTACAAGCTGAAGCTCCTCCACCGGGACAGGATTATCATATCTTCTCCTCATCCTCATCAGGGCTTCGAAAGTGGTGGTGGCGATCATAAGCACCGTCTCATCGAGCGCTTGAAGAGGGACTCCAACCGGGCCTCCAGCCTTATCAACCGATTGTCCCGTGACCACAACAATaagtctgctgctgctgcacaGGCACAACGTGCAGCTGCCAGTGCCAGatacgaggaggaggagaaggctgCTGCTGGGGATTTCGGGTCGGACGTGATGTCCGGGATGGACCAGGGGAGCGGAGAGTACTTCGTCAGGATCGGCGTTGGGAGCCCTGCCAGGAGCCAATACATGGTCATCGATTCTGGCAGCGATATCGTGTGGGTCCAGTGCCAGCCCTGCAGCCAATGCTACCGCCAGTCTGACCCCGTTTTTGACCCATCCGCCTCCGCCTCCTTCACTGGGGTCTCTTGTGGCTCCGCCGTGTGCGAACGGGTTGAGAATGCCGGCTGCCACTCTGGCCGGTGTCACTATGAGGTGTCCTATGGAGATGGCTCCTACACCAAAGGGACTCTCGCCCTTGAGACCCTGACCTTCGGGCAGGCTGCGGTCCGCAACGTGGCCATAGGGTGCGGCCATATGAACAGGGGAATGTTCGTCGGGGCTGCAGGCCTCTTGGGCCTCGGTGGCGGCTCCTTGTCTTTCGTGGGCCAGCTGGGTGGTCAGACCGGAGGGGCCTTCAGTTACTGTTTGGTGAGCCGGGGAACTGACTCCTCTGGGTCACTCGAGTTCGGGCGCGGGGCAATGCCTGTGGGGGCTGCCTGGGTCCCCCTCATCAGGAACCTCCGGGCCCCAAGCTTCTACTACGTCGGGCTCGCCGGCCTCGGGGTCGGGGGCATCAGGGTGCCCATAGCAGAGGACATATTTCGTCTCAACGAGCTGGGTGACGGAGGGGTTGTGATGGACACCGGGACCGCAGTCACCCGGTTCCCGAATTCGGCCTACGAGGCCTTCCGGGATGCGTTCATATCCCAGACCACGAACCTCCCCAGGGCCTCCCCGGTGTCCATCTTCGACACGTGTTACAACCTGTTCGGGTTTGTCACATTGCGGGTCCCGACGGTCTCGTTCTACTTCTCGGGAGGGCCGATCCTGACGCTCCCGGCCAGGAACTTCCTAATTCCGGTGGACGACGTGGGGACATTCTGCCTGGCCTTCGCCCCCTCTGGCTCAGGGCTCTCCATCATAGGGAATATCCAACAGGAAGGGATACAAATCTCATTTGATGGAGCCAATGGGTTTGTCGGGTTTGGTCCCAATGTTTGCTGA
- the LOC116187931 gene encoding protein virilizer homolog, whose translation MRKANTAQSPSGMDEVEQLLQAAHDDVLLKLSLNSHVARSASHSLDPDLSRRFQSLKSPPPAPSLSRPKPSPPPPQVDDELKTVLADDLSARFAALRGSLHPSSSSSSSPSVASTNLVPSGSSLACDGRGRDPSCSNPDDEEDEVEKIIQWAKDAARLDPSPPFDEEPRDDDEDEDSDLETSSSDDDDAGDSHDKAKRTENRPRQRGNPK comes from the exons ATGAGGAAGGCGAACACAGCACAGTCGCCGTCAGGTATGGACGAAGTGGAGCAGCTTCTGCAGGCCGCGCACGACGATGTCCTTTTGAAGCTTTCCCTCAACTCCCACGTTGCCCGCTCTGCTTCTCATTCGCTCGATCCCGATCTCTCCCGCCGCTTCCAATCTCTCAAATCTCCTCCGCCCGCTCCATCCCTCTCGCGACCAAAACCCTCACCTCCTCCGCCTCAAGTTGACGACGAGCTGAAGACCGTCCTGGCCGATGATCTCTCTGCTCGATTCGCCGCTCTCAGAGGTTCCCTTCATCCTTCCTCGTCCTCATCATCTTCTCCTTCTGTGGCTTCCACGAACCTGGTTCCCTCAGGGTCATCGCTCGCTTGCGACGGCCGAGGTCGAGACCCTAGCTGTTCGAACCCTGACGATGAGGAGGATGAAGTCGAGAAGATCATCCAATGGGCCAAGGACGCTGCGCGTCTCGATCCCTCTCCTCCGTTTGACGAAGAGCCTCGTGACGATGACGAGGATGAGGATAGCGACCTTGAAACCAGCAGCAGCGACGATGATGACGCAGGCGATTCTCACGACAAAGCCAAGAGGACGGAGAATAGACCACGCCAGAGGGGAAATCCTAAGTG A
- the LOC116187930 gene encoding mitochondrial import receptor subunit TOM40-1-like translates to MAAATVKTETLSPPAEEKAVERVDYLNLPCPIPYEEIHREALMSLKPDLFEGFRFEFTKGLNPQFALSHSVSMGVTEIPSQSSETIKIPTAQYEFGANFMDPKLMLLGRVLTDGRLNARVKWDFTDNFSLKANALLTNEPHMSHGMFNFDYKGTDYRAQFQLGNGALFGANYIQSVTPHLSLGGEVFWAGQHRKSGIGYAARYNTDKMVATGQVASTGMVALSYVQKVSEKVSLASDFMYNYLSRDVTASVGYDYILRQARLRGKIDSNGCVAAYLEERLNMGLNFILSAELDHKKKDYKFGFGLTVGQ, encoded by the exons ATGGCGGCTGCCACCGTGAAGACCGAAACACTGAGCCCTCCTGCTGAGGAAAAGGCAGTGGAAAGAGTGGACTACTTGAACCTCCCTTGCCCTATTCCCTACGAAGAAATCCATCGCGAAGCTCTCA TGTCTCTGAAGCCGGATCTTTTTGAGGGGTTTCGCTTTGAGTTTACCAAGGGACTCAACCCGCAGTTTGCCCTCAGTCACAG TGTGTCCATGGGAGTTACTGAAATTCCTTCTCAATCTTCTGAGACCATCAAAATCCCAACTGCTCAGTATGAGTTTGGTGCTAACTTTATGGACCCAAAG CTGATGCTATTAGGAAGGGTTTTGACAGATGGGAGACTAAATGCAAGAGTCAAGTGGGACTTTACAGATAATTTTAGTTTGAAAGCTAATGCTCTG CTGACAAATGAACCTCATATGTCACATGGCATGTTTAATTTTGACTACAAG GGTACAGATTACAGGGCCCAATTTCAGCTGGGCAATGGTGCGCTCTTTGGAGCCAACTATATCCAG AGTGTAACTCCACATTTATCTTTGGGTGGTGAAGTTTTTTGGGCTGGTCAGCATCGGAAGTCGGGCATTGGATATGCTGCTCGATACAACACTGATAAGATG GTTGCCACTGGGCAAGTTGCTAGCACTGGTATGGTTGCCTTGAGCTATGTGCAGAAGGTGtctgaaaag GTCTCTCTAGCATCAGACTTCATGTACAACTATTTGTCAAGAGATGTCACAGCAAGTGTTGGATATGATTACATTCTTAGACAG GCTCGTCTTAGAGGGAAGATTGATTCTAATGGTTGTGTGGCTGCTTACCTTGAAGAGCGGTTAAATATGGGTCTTAATTTTATCCTCTCGGCTGAG TTAGACCATAAGAAGAAGGACTACAAATTTGGCTTTGGGCTTACTGTGGGACAATGA
- the LOC116189265 gene encoding probable protein arginine N-methyltransferase 6 isoform X2 gives MYPATGFSNGHRHQPAGTFMDKRLGSGRRERARSRATRAGPRDSRDPDQRCDQKPPPCTDFDVAYFNSYAHVGIHEEMIKVVVDVGCGTGILSIFCAQAGAKRVYAVDASDIAVQANEVVKANNLSDTVIVLHGRVEDVEINEEVDVIISEWMGYMLLYESMLGSVICARDRWLKPGGLILPSNATLYMAPVTHPDRYSDSIDFWRNVYGIDMSAMLPLAKQCAFEEPSVETIAGENVLTWPHAVKHVDCYRVTLHELESVSTRYRFKSMMRAPLHGFAFWFDVEFNGPAISPASNHVTATFAESSNDQPMDYSQRKKRPNPNEALVLSTAPEDPPTHWQQTLIYFYEPIPVEQDQLIEGSVTLSQSKENPRFMNIHLEYTSGGRSFVKESVMR, from the exons ATGTATCCGGCCACCGGCTTCAGCAACGGCCATCGCCACCAACCCGCCGGCACTTTCATGGATAAGCGGCTGGGTTCGGGCCGCAGGGAGCGGGCCCGCAGCCGAGCTACCCGTGCCGGGCCACGCGATTCGCGGGATCCCGACCAGCGCTGTGACCAGAAACCTCCTCCCTGTACGGACTTCGACGTCGCCTACTTTAATTCCTACGCTCACGTCGGCATACATGAAGAGATGATCAAG GTGGTAGTAGATGTTGGATGCGGCACTGGCATTCTCTCTATATTCTGTGCCCAAGCTGGAGCTAAGCGG GTATATGCCGTGGATGCCAGTGATATTGCAGTGCAG GCCAATGAAGTTGTTAAAGCAAATAACTTGTCTGACACAGTCATTGTGTTGCATGGGCGAGTAGAG GATGTCGAAATTAATGAGGAGGTTGACGTTATAATTTCAGAGTGGATGGGGTACATGCTCCTGTATGAG AGCATGCTGGGCAGTGTGATTTGTGCAAGAGATCGCTGGTTGAAACCTGGAGGCTTAATCCTTCCTTCAAATGCTACG TTGTATATGGCCCCGGTCACGCATCCTGATAGATACAGCGATAGCATTGATTTCTGGCGGAATGTTTATGGAATTGACA TGTCTGCAATGTTGCCTTTAGCTAAAcaatgtgcatttgaggaaCCTTCTGTGGAGACAATAGCTGGTGAAAATGTCTTGACATGGCCACATGCA GTAAAGCACGTAGACTGTTATAGAGTCACTCTTCATGAGCTAGAGTCCGTATCGACGAGATATCGGTTCAAGTCGATGATGCGGG CTCCATTGCATGGGTTTGCATTTTGGTTCGATGTCGAGTTCAATGGACCTGCAATATCTCCAGCCAGTAATCATGTTACCGCCACATTTGCTGAATCATCAAATGATCAACCTATGGACTACAGTCAGAGGAAGAAACGTCCCAATCCAAACGAAGCATTGGTGCTTTCCACTGCGCCGGAGGACCCTCCTACGCATTGGCAACAG ACATTGATATACTTTTACGAGCCAATACCAGTGGAGCAAGATCAGCTGATAGAAGGTTCTGTAACATTATCCCAAAGCAAAGAAAATCCCCGATTTATGAATATTCACCTTGAATACAC TTCTGGTGGCAGATCATTTGTGAAGGAGTCAGTAATGCGGTGA
- the LOC116189265 gene encoding probable protein arginine N-methyltransferase 6 isoform X1 encodes MYPATGFSNGHRHQPAGTFMDKRLGSGRRERARSRATRAGPRDSRDPDQRCDQKPPPCTDFDVAYFNSYAHVGIHEEMIKDRVRTDTYRAAIMQHQSYIAGKVVVDVGCGTGILSIFCAQAGAKRVYAVDASDIAVQANEVVKANNLSDTVIVLHGRVEDVEINEEVDVIISEWMGYMLLYESMLGSVICARDRWLKPGGLILPSNATLYMAPVTHPDRYSDSIDFWRNVYGIDMSAMLPLAKQCAFEEPSVETIAGENVLTWPHAVKHVDCYRVTLHELESVSTRYRFKSMMRAPLHGFAFWFDVEFNGPAISPASNHVTATFAESSNDQPMDYSQRKKRPNPNEALVLSTAPEDPPTHWQQTLIYFYEPIPVEQDQLIEGSVTLSQSKENPRFMNIHLEYTSGGRSFVKESVMR; translated from the exons ATGTATCCGGCCACCGGCTTCAGCAACGGCCATCGCCACCAACCCGCCGGCACTTTCATGGATAAGCGGCTGGGTTCGGGCCGCAGGGAGCGGGCCCGCAGCCGAGCTACCCGTGCCGGGCCACGCGATTCGCGGGATCCCGACCAGCGCTGTGACCAGAAACCTCCTCCCTGTACGGACTTCGACGTCGCCTACTTTAATTCCTACGCTCACGTCGGCATACATGAAGAGATGATCAAG GATCGTGTTCGAACAGATACATATAGAGCTGCAATCATGCAGCATCAGAGCTACATTGCGGGCAAG GTGGTAGTAGATGTTGGATGCGGCACTGGCATTCTCTCTATATTCTGTGCCCAAGCTGGAGCTAAGCGG GTATATGCCGTGGATGCCAGTGATATTGCAGTGCAG GCCAATGAAGTTGTTAAAGCAAATAACTTGTCTGACACAGTCATTGTGTTGCATGGGCGAGTAGAG GATGTCGAAATTAATGAGGAGGTTGACGTTATAATTTCAGAGTGGATGGGGTACATGCTCCTGTATGAG AGCATGCTGGGCAGTGTGATTTGTGCAAGAGATCGCTGGTTGAAACCTGGAGGCTTAATCCTTCCTTCAAATGCTACG TTGTATATGGCCCCGGTCACGCATCCTGATAGATACAGCGATAGCATTGATTTCTGGCGGAATGTTTATGGAATTGACA TGTCTGCAATGTTGCCTTTAGCTAAAcaatgtgcatttgaggaaCCTTCTGTGGAGACAATAGCTGGTGAAAATGTCTTGACATGGCCACATGCA GTAAAGCACGTAGACTGTTATAGAGTCACTCTTCATGAGCTAGAGTCCGTATCGACGAGATATCGGTTCAAGTCGATGATGCGGG CTCCATTGCATGGGTTTGCATTTTGGTTCGATGTCGAGTTCAATGGACCTGCAATATCTCCAGCCAGTAATCATGTTACCGCCACATTTGCTGAATCATCAAATGATCAACCTATGGACTACAGTCAGAGGAAGAAACGTCCCAATCCAAACGAAGCATTGGTGCTTTCCACTGCGCCGGAGGACCCTCCTACGCATTGGCAACAG ACATTGATATACTTTTACGAGCCAATACCAGTGGAGCAAGATCAGCTGATAGAAGGTTCTGTAACATTATCCCAAAGCAAAGAAAATCCCCGATTTATGAATATTCACCTTGAATACAC TTCTGGTGGCAGATCATTTGTGAAGGAGTCAGTAATGCGGTGA
- the LOC116187962 gene encoding LOW QUALITY PROTEIN: helicase-like transcription factor CHR28 (The sequence of the model RefSeq protein was modified relative to this genomic sequence to represent the inferred CDS: inserted 1 base in 1 codon), protein MDPIEISSSDSDLEMEDSGGNDTSTTNLRKLPLWASSSTDNPISTSPGGMAPSLSALVRTAGSNGSSSNPNNIAKANFHAHSVFSDRGVATHQHSEVNGSKYPPDNRTLGQSPRINSRISNSSGGDYERLSSQQAFKRTLPSWASASDSKGYAKEINGINDDELVMLEIKSRRVLPPSIMPGKSTTTPQYASSTDPMYRPAMVDERLNRNDERLIYQAALEDLNQPKVEATLPEGLLSVPLLRHQKIALAWMLQKETRSLHCLGGILADDQGLGKTVSMIALIQMQKSLETKPKAESLNSQKTEALNLDDDEEENGTIELDKGQETGDSNDTIPVPEVGTSEHSFSRKRPAAGTLVVCPASVLRQWARELDEKVADEAKLSVLVYHGGNRTRDPVELAKYDVVITTYAIVTIEVPKQPLVDEDEVDEKNEEKYGISAEFSGSKKRQKVYNAGKKGKKGKKGIDSSSFDIFGPLSKVGWFRVILDEAQTIKNHRTQVARACCSLRAKRRWCLSGTPIQNAIDDLYSYFRFLKYEPYGAYKSFYHTIKIPISRNSLHGYKKLQAVLRAIMLRRTKATLIDGQPIITLPPKIVNLKKVEFSLQERDFYTQLETASRSQFKAFAAAGTVNKNYASILLMLLRLRQACDHPLLVKADSSASVGKVSGEMAKKLPRDTLMNLLEILEAAAICQQCNDTPEDPVVTMCGHVFCYQCVSEYLTGDDNMCPESKCREQLGPDFVYTKATLRSCMSSCSESASTSSRPAVQSWIMDADYTSSKIKAVLQILQDHCLGKAASPEFQVPVDCEGSSFSENIVKENCESSPNVVKYTTVYSSLPTGGPTKAIIFSQWTGMLNLVEISLNQFCIPFRRLDGTMSLAARDRAVKDFNTDPEVTVMLMSLKAGNLGLNMVAACHVILLDLWWNPTTEDQAVDRAHRIGQTRPVTVTRITIKDTVEDRILSLQDEKRKMVASAFGEDQXRQLCDPPDSRRSQISLYDIGRCVAFCNLFLVSRESSNSGPVTRRKVRLRF, encoded by the exons ATGGACCCTATAGAGATCAGTTCGTCAGATAGTGACTTGGAGATGGAAGATAGTGGAGGAAATGATACGTCAACAACCAATTTAAGGAAGCTTCCATTGTGGGCATCGTCGTCTACTGATAATCCGATATCTACAA GTCCGGGTGGAATGGCTCCATCACTGTCTGCTCTTGTGAGAACGGCTGGTTCAAATGGAAGCTCCTCAAACCCGAACAACATTGCGAAAGCAAATTTTCATGCACATTCTGTTTTTAGCGACAGAGGTGTAGCAACCCATCAGCATTCAGAGGTGAATGGTTCCAAATATCCTCCTGATAATCGGACTTTGGGTCAGTCTCCGAGGATTAACTCACGAATTTCTAATAGCTCTGGTGGTGACTATGAAAGACTATCATCTCAGCAGGCTTTCAAAAGAACTTTACCATCATGGGCTAGTGCAAGTGACAGCAAGGGATATGCGAAAGAGATCAACGGGATTAATGACGATGAGCTTGTTATGTTGGAGATCAAAAGTAGGAGGGTGTTACCTCCTTCTATCATGCCTGGAAAATCCACTACTACTCCCCAGTATGCAAGTTCAACTGATCCTATGTATCGTCCTGCAATGGTTGATGAGAGGCTTAACAGAAATGATGAGAGGTTGATCTATCAGGCTGCTTTGGAG GATCTTAATCAACCAAAAGTTGAAGCAACTTTACCTGAGGGGCTGTTATCGGTACCTCTTCTAAGACATCAG AAAATTGCTTTGGCGTGGATGCTTCAGAAGGAAACAAGAAGTTTGCATTGCTTGGGAGGGATTCTGGCTGATGATCAG GGCCTTGGCAAGACTGTATCCATGATCGCTCTTATACAAATGCAGAAGAGTTTAGAGACTAAACCAAAGGCAGAAAGCTTAAACAGCCAGAAGACTGAGGCATTGAATCtggatgatgatgaggaagaAAATGGAACCATAGAATTGGACAAAGGGCAGGAGACTGGAGATTCTAATGATACCATCCCTGTTCCTGAAGTCGGTACTTCGGAACATTCATTTAGTAGGAAAAGACCTGCTGCTGGCACTTTAGTTGTATGTCCTGCGAGTGTTCTTCGGCAGTGGGCCCGGGAGCTGGATGAGAAAGTTGCTGATGAAGCCAAGCTCTCTGTTCTTGTCTATCATGGAGGAAACAGGACAAGGGATCCTGTTGAACTGGCAAAATATGATGTGGTTATTACGACATATGCAATTGTTACAATAGAAGTACCAAAACAACCTTTAGTTGATGAGGATGAGGTTGATGAAAAGAACGAAGAAAAGTATGGAATATCTGCTGAGTTTTCTGGAAGTAAGAAGAGGCAAAAAGTTTATAACGCTGGGAAGAAAGGGAAGAAAGGTAAAAAAGGTATTGATAGTTCCTCCTTTGATATTTTTGGTCCTCTATCAAAAGTGGGCTGGTTTAGGGTGATACTGGATGAAGCTCAGACAATAAAGAATCACCGGACGCAAGTGGCTAGAGCCTGCTGCAGCCTCCGAGCCAAGAGAAGGTGGTGCTTATCCGGAACTCCTATACAGAACGCAATTGATGATCTGTACAGCTACTTCAGGTTCTTGAAATATGAACCGTATGGTGCATACAAGTCGTTCTACCATACAATAAAGATTCCAATATCCCGGAATTCATTGCATGGTTACAAGAAACTGCAAGCGGTCTTGAGGGCTATAATGCTGCGCCGGACGAAAG CAACCTTGATTGATGGACAGCCTATAATTACGTTGCCACCGAAAATTGTGAACTTGAAGAAGGTGGAGTTCTCGCTCCAGGAGCGGGACTTTTATACCCAGCTTGAAACTGCTTCACGTTCTCAATTCAAG GCTTTTGCTGCTGCTGGCACAGTGAATAAGAACTATGCAAGTATTCTTCTGATGCTTTTGCGTCTTAGACAAGCTTGTGACCATCCGCTCCTTGTCAAAGCAGACAGTTCTGCCTCTGTTGGAAAAGTTTCCGGAGAAATGGCCAAGAAATTACCAAGAGATACACTGATGAATCTGCTAGAAATTCTGGAAGCAGCTGCCATATGCCAGCAATGCAAC GATACACCAGAGGACCCTGTTGTTACCATGTGCGGGCACGTGTTCTGTTATCAATGTGTCTCTGAGTATTTGACTGGTGATGATAACATGTGCCCTGAATCTAAATGTAGAGAACAGCTTGGTCCAGACTTTGTTTACACCAAAGCTACGCTCAGGAGTTGTATGTCCAGCTGTTCAGAAAGTGCCTCGACAAGTTCTCGGCCTGCTGTCCAATCATGGATAATGGATGCTGACTACACTTCGTCTAAAATTAAAGCTGTCCTTCAGATTCTGCAAGACCACTGTCTAGGGAAGGCTGCAAGCCCTGAGTTTCAGGTTCCCGTGGATTGTGAAGGCTCTTCTTTTTCAGAAAATATTGTCAAGGAAAATTGCGAGTCCAGCCCTAATGTGGTGAAGTACACAACAGTTTACTCGAGTTTACCAACTGGTGGTCCGACAAAGGCAATTATCTTTTCCCAGTGGACTGGCATGTTGAACTTGGTCGAGATTTCACTGAATCAGTTCTGCATACCATTCAGAAGGCTTGATGGTACTATGAGTCTTGCTGCAAGAGACAGGGCAGTGAAGGATTTCAACACTGATCCAGAG GTTACTGTTATGTTGATGTCGCTGAAAGCGGGAAACCTTGGGTTGAACATGGTCGCTGCCTGTCATGTTATCCTTCTGGATCTATGGTGGAACCCAACTACCGAAGATCAAGCTGTTGATCGAGCTCATAGAATTGGACAGACACGTCCTGTTACCGTAACTCGGATAACCATAAAAGATACTGTTGAAGATAGAATATTATCTCTCCAG GACGAAAAGAGGAAGATGGTTGCATCTGCGTTTGGTGAAGACC GGCGGCAGCTCTGCGACCCGCCTGACAGTAGAAGATCTCAGATATCTCTTTATGATATAGGTAGATGCGTGGCATTCTGCAATTTGTTTTTGGTCTCAAGAGAATCTTCCAACTCAGGACCTGTCACGAGGAGGAAAGTTCgacttagattttaa